The following are from one region of the Ictalurus furcatus strain D&B chromosome 11, Billie_1.0, whole genome shotgun sequence genome:
- the rgs8 gene encoding regulator of G-protein signaling 8 — translation MLTIFPFCFRYTTMKTRLGCLSNKSDSCSDVSEFLPSGPERSIRYLKLSTDEVAKWTDSFDILLSNKYGLVAFRAFLKTEFSDENIEFWLACEDYKKIKSPAKLVSKANKIYKEYIDVQAPREVNIDFRTREETRQKLLEPTSSSLNEIQTKVYSLMEKDSYPRFLQSKMYQQIVNRTQMHCQRKSV, via the exons ATGCTAACaatatttcctttttgtttCAGATATACAACCATGAAAACGAGACTTGGTTGCCTATCCAACAAATCTGACTCATGCAGCGACGTTTCAGAATTTTTACCATCTGGACCAGAAAGATCCATACGATACCTGAA GTTATCCACAGATGAAGTGGCCAAATGGACAGATTCGTTTGATATTCTTCTGTCAAACAAGT ATGGATTGGTGGCCTTCAGAGCATTCCTTAAAACAGAGTTCAGTGATGAGAACATCGAGTTCTGGTTAGCTTGTGAAGACTACAAAAAGATCAAATCACCTGCAAAGCTGGTGTCAAAAGCCAACAAGATCTACAAGGAATATATTGATGTTCAAGCACCAAGAGAA GTTAACATAGACTTCAGGACCAGGGAAGAGACCAGACAGAAACTTCTGGAACCAACATCCTCCAGTCTCAATGAGATCCAAACCAAGGTCTACAGCCTCATGGAGAAAGACTCCTATCCTAGGTTTCTTCAATCAAAAATGTATCAACAGATTGTGAACAGGACACAGATGCACTGTCAGAGGAAGTCTGTTTAA
- the rgs16 gene encoding regulator of G-protein signaling 16 isoform X2, translating into MSIFLQKQDWKLLCYAFKLRKPRLTLEECLMWKESFENLLSSKHGLYAFRAFLVSEFSEENIAFYLACKDYKNTKSEAKLQAKAQRIYNEFIGSEAPREVNIDHETRDITQANIKVPTATCFDQAQYRIYILMEKDCYPRFLRSSTYRDLVSQLTKKNIKAATKKA; encoded by the exons ATGAGCATCTTTCTGCAAAAGCAAGACTGGAAGCTTCTGTGCTATGCTTTCAAGCTGAGAAAACCAAG ACTGACTTTGGAGGAATGCTTGATGTGGAAGGAGTCTTTTGAAAATCTGCTATCTAGCAAAC ATGGATTATATGCCTTTAGAGCTTTTCTGGTGTCTGAATTTAGTGAGGAGAACATCGCCTTCTACCTGGCCTGTAAGGAttataaaaacacaaagtcTGAAGCCAAACTCCAGGCCAAAGCTCAGAGGATTTATAATGAGTTCATTGGAAGTGAAGCTCCAAGAGAG gTCAACATTGACCATGAGACTCGAGACATTACccaagccaacatcaaagtcCCTACAGCAACCTGCTTCGATCAAGCTCAGTACCGAATCTACATCCTGATGGAAAAGGACTGCTACCCACGATTCCTCCGCTCCAGCACTTACCGTGACCTGGTGAGCCAGCTAACCAAAAAGAATATCAAAGCTGCTACCAAGAAAGCCTGA
- the rgs16 gene encoding regulator of G-protein signaling 16 isoform X1, producing MLIKSHFIYLDISTILGHTMCRGLAALPNNCLERAKGLKARMSIFLQKQDWKLLCYAFKLRKPRLTLEECLMWKESFENLLSSKHGLYAFRAFLVSEFSEENIAFYLACKDYKNTKSEAKLQAKAQRIYNEFIGSEAPREVNIDHETRDITQANIKVPTATCFDQAQYRIYILMEKDCYPRFLRSSTYRDLVSQLTKKNIKAATKKA from the exons ATGCTGATAAAATCCCACTTCATTTATCTGGATATTTCTACCATCCTTGGACACACAATGTGCAGAGGACTAGCAGCACTCCCAAATAACTGCCTGGAAAG GGCTAAAGGATTAAAAGCACGCATGAGCATCTTTCTGCAAAAGCAAGACTGGAAGCTTCTGTGCTATGCTTTCAAGCTGAGAAAACCAAG ACTGACTTTGGAGGAATGCTTGATGTGGAAGGAGTCTTTTGAAAATCTGCTATCTAGCAAAC ATGGATTATATGCCTTTAGAGCTTTTCTGGTGTCTGAATTTAGTGAGGAGAACATCGCCTTCTACCTGGCCTGTAAGGAttataaaaacacaaagtcTGAAGCCAAACTCCAGGCCAAAGCTCAGAGGATTTATAATGAGTTCATTGGAAGTGAAGCTCCAAGAGAG gTCAACATTGACCATGAGACTCGAGACATTACccaagccaacatcaaagtcCCTACAGCAACCTGCTTCGATCAAGCTCAGTACCGAATCTACATCCTGATGGAAAAGGACTGCTACCCACGATTCCTCCGCTCCAGCACTTACCGTGACCTGGTGAGCCAGCTAACCAAAAAGAATATCAAAGCTGCTACCAAGAAAGCCTGA